The sequence below is a genomic window from Rhodococcus sp. 4CII.
GAGGTCCTCGCGGCCGAACATGCGGGCGGCGTCGACGGCGGTCGGATGCCCGGCGGTGCGTCCGCGCCGCCCGCCACGAGCGTGCGAACCACGGCGTCCTCACCCTTGAACAGGGCCCCTGCCAGCGGAGACTGCCCCTTGTCGTTGAGCCGGTCGACGTCGGCGCCTCGGTCGATCAGCACCTGAACGGCCTCCGCGTGCCCGTGGTAGGCGGCCAGCATCACCAGCGTGTCGCCGTTCTGATTGGCCAGGTTCACCGGGACGCCCGCGTCGACGTACGTGGCCAACGACACGGCGTCACCGGATCGTGCCGTGTCGAACACCCGTCCGGCCAGCTCCTGAATTTCGGGATCCACCTGCTCGGCGGACTGCCGAGGATCGTCGCTCATGGTCGTCGAAGTTACGCCAGGTTCCAGCCGATTGCGGGAGTTGTTCTGCTTCCACGAGCGGAACAGGCATTATGGAAATCGATGTCCTCAGATCAATCGAACGGCGCCGAGCCCCAGCCGGAGAATTCCGGGCGACCGGGGAAGGCTCCCCGCAGCATGTCCGCGACCACGACGCGTCGTGCGCTGGCGGCCGTCGCCGCAGGTGCCGTGGTGGCCGCGATCGCCACCTTCGCGATCGCGGGCGGTTTCAACCGCAGCGACAACCTCCCGACGCACTCGACCGGCCCCGGCCCGCAGGCGACCGGGACCGTGGCAGGCGACGCGTTCTCGTCGGCGGCCGCCGGCGACTGCCTCGACTGGACGCCGTCGAACGATCCCCAGGAGGACCGCAAGGACGTCGCGAAGGTCGGCTGCGCCGACGAGCACCGGTTCGAGGTGGCGGCACCACTGGACCTCAGCGTCTACCCGGGCGCCGAGTTCGGTCCGGGTTCGCGTTACCCGGGTGCACTGCGGTTCGCGTCGTTGCGGGACGAGCACTGCGTGCCCGCCGTCGACACCTACCTGGGCGCGAAGTTCGACCCGTACGGCAAGTTCAGTGTGGGCCTCATGTTCCCCAGCGAGTCCGGTTGGGCGTCGGGTGAGCGCACGCTGCGCTGCGGGCTCCAATTCTCCAGCACCGCAGGCACGTTGCTGCCGTTCACCGGGAAGGTCGCGGAGCAGGACCAGTCCAACATCTGGGATCCGGGCACGTGCATCGGAATCAACCAGAACGTGCCCACCGATCCCGTCGACTGCGCGCAGCCGCACGCCTTCGAAGTGATCTCCGTCGTCGACCTCGCCACCCAGTTCCCCGCCTCGATGCCGTCCGTCGAAGACCAGGACAAGTACCTCGAAGGCGTGTGCACGCAGGCCGCCAACGAGTACCTCGGTTCCGCGGACGCCCTGCGGGACAAGACGCTGACGTTGTTCTGGGACAACCTCGAACTCGACAGTTGGCTGGCGGGCAGCAGGCGGGTCAACTGCTCGGTGGGCAAGGAAACCGGCGCCGGCGGCTTCTCGACCCTCACCGGTTCGGCGAAGGGCGAGATCCTCATCAACGGCGCGGCACCCGTGGCGCCGCCGCCGGTCCCGGAGGGCCGGTCGGTACCGACCCCGCTTCCCGGCGCAGCGCCCGTTCCCGGGAACTGATGTGGCGGTGAGCATGACGCCCGGCCGATTCGAGGAATTGGTGGGCGACGCACTCGACCTGATCCCGCCGCAGCTCGCGGCCGCCATCGACAACGTCGTCGTCCTCGTCGACGACCGCAACGACGAGGACCCGCACCTCCTGGGCCTCTACCACGGGATTGCGCTGACGGAACGGGACAGTCATTACGGCGGATCCCTGCCCGATACGATCACCGTCTATCGCGACGCCCTCCTCGACATCTGCAGTTCGGAGGAGGAACTCGTGCACGAGGTGGCCGTCACCGTAATACACGAGGTTGCACACTACTTCGGGATAGAAGAAGATCGCTTGCACGAGCTCGGCTGGGGATGAACGGTTTTCCCGAGAAAGAAATTCTCGGGAGCGGGGGGAACCGAAGAGCGAGTTGCAGCGTCCAAGTGAGTAGGGACAGCTGCATCATGCAGTTCGTTTGCCGGGGGGCAACTGCCTTCCGCCTGCCTAGGTCAGAAGGAGTTCGACGCAATGCCGGATCTGCACGTCGCACCTGAAGCTCTCGTCGCCGCCGCCGTGGAACTCGACGCGCTCGCCGCGCGTCTCGAGGCATCGGTCGCGCTCAATTCCGCGGCCATCCGCGTGCTCCCGTCGGGGAGCGAAGAAGTGTCCCTGCACGCGGCCGGCTACTTCAACACCGTGGCCACCACGTTCACTCCGGCTGTCGCCCAGGGCATTCTCGAGATGCGCGAGACCGCGAACACGCTCCGTACCCAGGCCGCGCTGTATGTCGCCGAGGACCTCGCGCTCGGCGCGACCCTCGCTGCGGGCATGTGACCGCGGGCGCCTCGAGACCACCAGGAGATCAGACATGACCATGGGACTGACAGGTGTCATCTGGTTGCCCCGCGGGGCAACCGTCAACTCGACCACCCTCGTCGCGGGCGCCGGACCGGTGCCGCTCAGCGTGGCGAGTGCGGCGTGGACGGCGTTGTCCACCAGCTTCGTCGACGCCAACATCACGCTCGTCCGTGTGATGGCCGAACTCGCCGCCGGCTGGCAGGGCGTGTCCGCCGTCGCCGCTCTGGCCAAGATCACGCCGTTCACGGTGTGGACCGCCGAATGCGCCGAACTCGCAGCGGATACGGCAGCGAAGGCGGGGCTGGAGGCGGGGGCGTACACCA
It includes:
- a CDS encoding septum formation family protein, whose product is MSSDQSNGAEPQPENSGRPGKAPRSMSATTTRRALAAVAAGAVVAAIATFAIAGGFNRSDNLPTHSTGPGPQATGTVAGDAFSSAAAGDCLDWTPSNDPQEDRKDVAKVGCADEHRFEVAAPLDLSVYPGAEFGPGSRYPGALRFASLRDEHCVPAVDTYLGAKFDPYGKFSVGLMFPSESGWASGERTLRCGLQFSSTAGTLLPFTGKVAEQDQSNIWDPGTCIGINQNVPTDPVDCAQPHAFEVISVVDLATQFPASMPSVEDQDKYLEGVCTQAANEYLGSADALRDKTLTLFWDNLELDSWLAGSRRVNCSVGKETGAGGFSTLTGSAKGEILINGAAPVAPPPVPEGRSVPTPLPGAAPVPGN
- a CDS encoding metallopeptidase family protein, which gives rise to MAVSMTPGRFEELVGDALDLIPPQLAAAIDNVVVLVDDRNDEDPHLLGLYHGIALTERDSHYGGSLPDTITVYRDALLDICSSEEELVHEVAVTVIHEVAHYFGIEEDRLHELGWG
- a CDS encoding PE family protein gives rise to the protein MPDLHVAPEALVAAAVELDALAARLEASVALNSAAIRVLPSGSEEVSLHAAGYFNTVATTFTPAVAQGILEMRETANTLRTQAALYVAEDLALGATLAAGM